The following proteins are co-located in the Methyloterricola oryzae genome:
- the ftsX gene encoding permease-like cell division protein FtsX — MRREPRFGPGRDHNAAPVVRAPWLERVRSYFFLHAHTLIASLGRLYAKPFGSGLTVLVIAIALALPASFHVLVKNAQRASGELEITNLISVYLKPSVSNETARKVADKLRERPQIAEAKLISKEAGLSEFKEFSGFGEALQALDFNPLPAVVSLRPKESLQAPADVEKLLAELRALPEADFVQADTEWMRKLQTVLNLARRSVGVLGAMLGAMVLLIVGNTVRLELQHRREEIEVAKLMGAGDGFIRRPFLYTGMWYGVLGGISAWLMIAIMVLFLQGPVTELTTLYGGEFQLESLAWSEVGRLIAYSGALGAAGSLVVVVYYLRKLVPT; from the coding sequence GTGAGGCGCGAGCCACGCTTCGGACCGGGGCGCGACCACAACGCCGCGCCGGTCGTCAGGGCGCCCTGGCTGGAGCGGGTGCGCAGCTATTTCTTCCTGCACGCGCACACCCTCATTGCTAGCCTGGGACGGCTTTACGCCAAGCCATTCGGGTCCGGCCTGACCGTCCTGGTGATCGCTATCGCCCTGGCCTTGCCGGCCAGCTTCCACGTGCTGGTCAAGAATGCCCAGCGCGCCAGTGGCGAACTGGAGATCACCAACCTGATTTCCGTCTATCTCAAGCCCAGCGTCAGCAACGAGACGGCCCGGAAGGTCGCGGACAAGCTGCGGGAACGGCCTCAGATAGCCGAGGCGAAACTGATCAGCAAGGAAGCGGGGCTGAGCGAATTCAAGGAGTTCAGTGGGTTCGGGGAAGCTTTGCAGGCGCTGGATTTCAACCCGTTGCCGGCGGTGGTCAGCCTGCGTCCCAAGGAAAGCCTGCAGGCCCCGGCGGATGTGGAAAAATTGCTGGCCGAACTGCGCGCCCTCCCGGAGGCGGATTTTGTCCAGGCGGACACCGAATGGATGCGCAAGCTGCAGACCGTGCTCAATCTTGCCCGCCGCAGTGTCGGTGTGCTGGGCGCCATGCTGGGTGCCATGGTCTTGCTGATTGTGGGCAACACCGTGCGCCTGGAACTGCAACACCGGCGCGAGGAAATCGAGGTCGCCAAGCTCATGGGAGCGGGGGACGGTTTCATCCGCCGACCTTTTCTCTATACCGGAATGTGGTACGGCGTGCTGGGCGGCATCAGCGCCTGGTTGATGATCGCCATCATGGTCCTGTTTCTGCAGGGCCCGGTGACGGAACTCACGACGTTGTACGGCGGTGAGTTTCAGCTGGAGTCGCTGGCCTGGAGCGAGGTCGGGCGCTTGATCGCCTATTCCGGCGCCCTCGGGGCGGCCGGTTCTCTGGTCGTTGTGGTCTACTATCTGAGGAAGCTCGTTCCCACGTAG
- the ftsE gene encoding cell division ATP-binding protein FtsE — MLSFDKVFKRYPEGGEALAGVSFELERGEMAFLTGHSGAGKSTLLKLIPVIERPTRGQIFVDGVNVSRAPNREIPRIRRRLGLIFQDFRLLHDRTVFDNVALPLIIAGFGPAETGRRVRAALGKVGLLSKEKRYPVGLSGGEQQRVGIARAIVHKPPVILADEPTGNLDPELAAEIMELFREFNQVGVTILIASHDLSLISRMGGRLLRLQQGKLMEGVEAA, encoded by the coding sequence ATGCTCAGTTTCGATAAGGTATTCAAGCGTTACCCGGAAGGCGGCGAAGCCTTGGCCGGGGTGAGCTTCGAGCTGGAGCGAGGCGAAATGGCGTTTCTGACCGGCCATTCCGGCGCCGGCAAGAGTACGTTGCTCAAGCTGATCCCGGTGATCGAGCGTCCGACCCGCGGCCAGATCTTCGTGGACGGCGTGAATGTGTCGCGCGCGCCCAATCGCGAGATTCCGCGCATCCGCCGCCGCCTGGGCCTGATCTTCCAGGATTTCCGTCTGCTCCACGACCGTACCGTATTCGACAACGTCGCCTTGCCTTTGATAATCGCCGGTTTCGGGCCGGCGGAGACCGGGCGCCGGGTCCGCGCCGCCCTAGGCAAGGTGGGGCTGTTGAGCAAGGAAAAGCGCTATCCGGTCGGACTCTCCGGTGGCGAGCAGCAACGGGTGGGCATCGCCCGAGCCATCGTGCATAAGCCGCCGGTGATTCTGGCGGATGAGCCGACGGGGAATCTGGATCCGGAACTGGCGGCGGAAATCATGGAACTGTTCCGGGAATTCAACCAGGTGGGCGTCACCATCTTGATTGCCAGCCACGACTTGTCCCTGATCTCGCGCATGGGAGGCCGCCTTTTGCGGCTGCAGCAGGGTAAGCTGATGGAAGGAGTCGAAGCGGCGTGA
- a CDS encoding Hsp20/alpha crystallin family protein, translated as MISPEQDAHQATLHDDSADEGWYALRQRARQALTHFAPPAGELVDEWHHAAHWAVLPAELWETADSVELSLEVPGMQAERLDVEVLGNKLVVRGERVAPEDAAARRQFIRERAYGRFQRTFHLPAAVNEDLARARYRDGVLCISLPKAAQRHDQRIRVDAPA; from the coding sequence ATGATCAGTCCGGAGCAAGACGCCCATCAAGCCACGCTTCACGACGACAGCGCCGACGAGGGCTGGTACGCCCTGCGCCAGCGGGCGCGCCAGGCGTTGACCCATTTCGCGCCGCCGGCTGGCGAGCTTGTGGACGAATGGCATCACGCCGCGCACTGGGCGGTGCTGCCCGCCGAACTGTGGGAAACCGCCGACAGTGTGGAACTGAGCCTGGAAGTGCCCGGCATGCAGGCAGAGCGCCTGGATGTCGAGGTGCTAGGCAACAAACTGGTGGTGCGCGGTGAACGTGTTGCCCCGGAAGATGCGGCGGCGCGCCGCCAGTTCATCCGCGAGCGGGCCTATGGACGCTTTCAGAGGACCTTCCACCTGCCTGCGGCGGTGAATGAGGATCTGGCCCGCGCGCGCTACCGGGACGGCGTTCTTTGCATCAGCCTGCCCAAGGCAGCGCAGCGTCACGACCAACGCATCCGTGTGGATGCCCCGGCCTAA